Proteins encoded by one window of Lycium barbarum isolate Lr01 chromosome 11, ASM1917538v2, whole genome shotgun sequence:
- the LOC132617878 gene encoding uncharacterized protein LOC132617878, with product MALLSFLGRVLFVSVFVLSAYQEFSEFGVDGGSAAKALKPKFDVLSKHVATHTGLQVPHVEMKHLVFGALIMKGLGSLLFVFGSSLGAIILVLYQAIATPVLYDFYNYDVDKKEFAQLIVKFTQSLALLGALLFFIGMKNSMPKRSPPKKKAHKTKTV from the exons ATGGCTTTATTATCCTTCTTAGGGAGAGTTCTATTTGTATCAGTCTTTGTTCTCTCTGCTTATCAAGA GTTCAGTGAATTTGGGGTTGATGGTGGGTCAGCAGCAAAAGCACTAAAACCTAAGTTCGATGTTTTGTCAAAGCATGTTGCCACACATACTGGACTTCAAGTACCACATGTAGAG ATGAAACATCTAGTGTTCGGGGCCTTAATCATGAAGGGTCTTGGAAGCCTTCTCTTTGTCTTTGGTAGCTCTCTTGGAGCTATCATCCTG GTTCTGTATCAGGCCATTGCTACTCCCGTTTTGTATGACTTCTACAACTACGATGTCGACAAGAAAGAGTTTGCTCAACTTATTGTCAAGTTTACTCAG AGCTTGGCACTCCTCGGCGCATTGCTCTTTTTCATTGGCATGAAGAACTCGATGCCCAAGAGATCTCCCCCGAAGAAGAAAGCCCACAAGACAAAAACAGTTTAA
- the LOC132617999 gene encoding DNA repair protein RAD5B: MEMEAIVEENESKIKMIRSVIGYEIAEKDILEALLQKNNNLEAAINYLLDFSQLSTVNKTVTSTGVRISGPINQENGCEMVSGLKVKEEPNVVMEEKKDFDGYGAKRLVGKLDSGCEVVNGLKVKEKPDVGIEERKDFDGYGAKGLVGKLDLGCEMVNGLKVKDEPDVVMEERKDFDGYGAKGLVDKWDLDSEMVNGLKVKEKTDVVMEERKDFDGYGAKGLVGKLDLGCEMVNGLKVKDEPDVGICEKGKSDEKMKVFDGYGAKGSVDKWGLGSEVVNGLKVKDEPDVAICEKGKNDEEMKVFDGYGAKESAGKSVSGSEMVNGLKVKEEPDVFIDETGENKVHKDVLGGRISKWRRDLMKEFYEWSELPENNPQPKEEEKLEIVKFKEEEHVLNVKPLSVKPLKSCTNRGILGSKEKTGIAKNSLSTVVMEDGDFPEESDWLLVGRTVVTGLSTTKGRKLENNEIVHFNFPQLGSSKSSSHWGGSRAAHAAASSIVRFSTKRSGEIGRLPMEWAKCLIPLVNSSKVKVLGRCVAAPVNLCLMQELMLYVSFYIHQSVFTSGEKSSWRLDSPSQIDTTTYPLLTLFKLLKVNPFQNAEFTPDELDSRKRHLNLDSDSNEAASVLSIAKRRRGCQQYSEPNKDEQEIDISEASFNKLVGSVDMYDLKEMEAPDTLMCSLRPYQKEALYWMTESEKGADVEEASKTLHPCWAAYRICEERKIYVNIFSGEATTDFPTASKAARGGILADAMGLGKTVMTIALVLAKLGKGSPDDQDFVSEDADETECITKRITYTDTEVSRKAKGGTLIVCPMALLGQWKDELEAHSKPGSISVFVHYGGDRSNDPRVIAEQDVVLTTYGVLSATYKADKENSIFHNVDWYRVVLDEAHTIKSWKTLGAQAAFTLSAHCRWCLTGTPLQNNLEDLYSLLCFLHVEPWCNWAWWNKLIQRPYENGDQRALKLIKAILRPLMLRRTKDTKDKEGRPILVLPPTDIQVIQCIQSEAERDFYDALFKRSKVQFDQFVAQGKVLHNYANILELLLRLRQCCNHPFLVMSRSDTQEFADLDKLARRFLETNPDSSTQKAPTPAYVEEVVEGIRNGENTECPICLESADDPVLTPCAHRMCRECLLSSWRTPASGLCPICRQMLKKYELVTCPSANRFRIDVDKNWQESSKVSKLMECLESIRKTGEKSIVFSQWTSFLDLLEIPLKRKKIGYLRFDGKLVQKYRERVLKEFSETNEKTILLMSLKAGGVGLNLTAASNVFLMDPWWNPAVEEQAIMRIHRIGQKKTVRVRRFIVKDTVEERMQQVQARKQRMIAGALTDEEVRSARLEELKMLFR; this comes from the exons atggaAATGGAAGCAATAGTTGAAGAAAATGAGAGCAAAATCAAGATGATACGTTCAGTAATTGGTTATGAAATTGCAGAAAAGGACATTCTTGAAGCGCTTTTACAAAAAAACAACAATCTTGAAGCAGCTATTAATTATTTGCTTGATTTTTCACAGTTATCGACAGTTAATAAAACTGTTACGAGTACTGGGGTACGTATATCtggtccgataaatcaagaaaatGGCTGTGAAATGGTTAGTGGGCTAAAAGTTAAAGAGGAACCCAATGTGGTTATGGAGGAAAAGAAGGATTTTGATGGTTATGGAGCAAAACGGTTAGTTGGGAAATTGGATTCTGGATGTGAAGTGGTTAATGGGCTAAAAGTTAAAGAAAAACCTGATGTGGGTATTGAGGAAAGGAAGGATTTTGATGGTTATGGAGCAAAAGGGTTAGTTGGTAAATTGGATTTGGGTTGTGAAATGGTTAATGGATTAAAAGTTAAAGATGAACCTGATGTGGTTATGGAGGAAAGGAAGGATTTTGATGGTTATGGAGCAAAAGGGTTAGTTGATAAATGGGATTTGGACAGTGAAATGGTTAATGGGTTAAAAGTTAAAGAAAAAACTGATGTGGTTATGGAGGAAAGGAAGGATTTTGATGGTTATGGAGCAAAAGGGTTAGTTGGTAAATTGGATTTGGGTTGTGAAATGGTTAATGGGTTAAAAGTTAAAGATGAACCTGATGTGGGTATTTGTGAAAAAGGAAAAAGTGATGAAAAAATGAAGGTTTTTGATGGTTATGGAGCAAAAGGGTCAGTTGATAAATGGGGTTTGGGTAGTGAAGTGGTTAATGGGTTAAAAGTTAAAGATGAACCTGATGTGGCTATttgtgaaaaaggaaaaaatgatgAAGAAATGAAGGTTTTTGATGGATATGGAGCAAAAGAGTCAGCTGGTAAATCGGTTTCGGGCAGTGAAATGGTTAATGGGCTAAAAGTTAAAGAAGAACCTGACGTGTTTATCGATGAAACAGGTGAAAACAAGGTACATAAGGATGTTCTTGGTGGTCGTATATCGAAATGGAGACGTGATTTGATGAAAGAATTCTATGAATGGTCAGAGTTGCCCGAAAACAATCCACAACCGAAAGAGGAAGAGAAACTTGAAATAGTAAAGTTCAAAGAAGAAGAACATGTACTTAATGTTAAACCATTATCAGTAAAGCCATTGAAGAGTTGTACTAATAGGGGTATTTTAGGAAGTAAAGAAAAGACCGGAATTGCGAAAAATAGTCTTAGTACTGTTGTGATGGAGGATGGTGATTTTCCTGAAGAGTCTGATTGGTTGTTAGTTGGAAGAACTGTTGTTACTGGGCTTTCAACTACAAAAGGGAGAAAATTGGAGAATAATGAGATTGTTCATTTTAATTTTCCTCAGCTTGGGAGTAGTAAAAGTAGTTCACATTGGGGTGGATCAAGAGCTGCTCATGCTGCCGCTTCATCCATTGTTAGGTTCTCGACTAAACGATCGGGAGAG ATTGGGCGTCTCCCAATGGAATGGGCAAAATGCCTCATTCCACTTGTAAATTCTTCAAAGGTAAAGGTTCTTGGCCGATGCGTTGCTGCGCCTGTAAATCTGTGCCTAATGCAGGAGCTCATGTTGTATGTAAG TTTCTACATTCACCAGTCAGTGTTTACGAGCGGTGAAAAATCATCATGGAGGCTGGATTCTCCCTCACAAATTGATACAACAACATATCCACTACTTACTCTGTTCAAGCTACTCAAAGTCAATCCCTTTCAGAAT GCTGAATTCACCCCGGATGAGCTTGATTCTCGTAAACGCCATCTCAATTTAGAT TCCGATTCAAATGAAGCTGCTTCAGTGTTATCAATAGCAAAGCGAAGAAGAGGCTGCCAGCAGTATTCGGAGCCAAACAAGGATGAGCAAGAGATAGATATCTCCGAAGCATCTTTTAACAAACTTGTTGGTTCTGTAGACATGTATGACTTGAAG GAGATGGAGGCTCCAGATACACTTATGTGCAGCCTAAGGCCTTACCAGAAAGAAGCTCTTTACTGGATGACAGAATCAGAGAAAGGAGCTGATGTAGAGGAAGCATCGAAAACTCTTCATCCATGTTGGGCAGCATATCGGATATGCGAAGA GAGGAAAATTTATGTCAACATTTTCTCGGGGGAAGCAACTACCGACTTCCCAACTGCATCGAAAGCAGCACGCGGAGGG ATATTGGCAGATGCAATGGGTCTTGGAAAGACAGTGATGACAATTGCTCTAGTACTCGCAAAACTGGGCAAGGGTAGCCCTGATGATCAGGATTTTGTCTCAGAAGACGCAGACGAAACTGAATGTATAACAAAAAGAATCACTTATACTGATACAGAAGTATCAAGAAAGGCAAAAGGTGGCACTCTAATTGTCTGTCCTATGGCGTTACTAGGCCAGTGGAAG GATGAACTTGAGGCACATTCAAAACCTGGTAGCATTTCAGTTTTCGTTCATTATGGCGGGGACAGAAGTAATGATCCTAGAGTGATAGCAGAACAAGATGTAGTGCTGACAACGTATGGTGTCTTGAGTGCAACTTATAAGGCT GATAAGGAGAATAGCATATTTCATAATGTTGATTGGTACCGGGTGGTTTTGGATGAGGCACACACCATCAAATCCTGGAAGACTCTGGGCGCACAGGCTGCCTTTACTTTATCAGCACATTGTAGGTGGTGTCTTACTGGTACCCCTCTTCAG AACAATTTGGAGGACCTCTACAGCCTTTTATGTTTCTTGCACGTTGAGCCATGGTGCAACTGGGCATG GTGGAACAAGTTAATACAACGACCTTATGAAAATGGTGATCAGAGAGCTCTAAAATTGATCAAGGCCATTTTGAGGCCACTGATGTTGAGGAGAACAAAGGATACCAAGGACAAAGAAGGAAG GCCGATTCTTGTTCTCCCTCCAACCGATATTCAAGTCATTCAGTGTATACAATCAGAAGCTGAACGTGACTTCTATGACGCCCTCTTCAAAAGATCTAAA GTTCAATTTGATCAGTTTGTGGCACAAGGAAAAGTTCTTCACAACTATGCTAACATTCTTGAATTGCTACTAAGATTGAGGCAGTGTTGCAACCATCCTTTCCTTGTGATGAG CCGAAGTGATACACAAGAATTTGCTGACTTAGATAAGCTTGCAAGAAGGTTTTTGGAAACAAATCCTGATTCATCAACACAGAAAGCACCTACACCAGCATATGTAGAAGAAGTTGTTGAGGGAATTCGTAATGGCGAAAATACGGAATGTCCCATATGCCTTGAGTCAGCAGATGACCCTGTGCTAACACCATGTGCCCACAGAATGTGCAGAGAATGCCTTCTTTCAAGTTGGAGAACTCCAGCAAGTGGACTTTGTCCAATTTGTAGGCAAATGCTGAAGAAATACGAGTTAGTCACATGTCCTTCTGCTAATCGGTTTCGAATTGATGTTGACAAGAACTGGCAAGAGTCTTCAAAGGTCTCAAAGTTGATGGAATGCTTGGAGTCTATAAGAAAAACTGGTGAAAAAAGCATTGTTTTTAGCCAATGGACCTCATTTCTTGATCTTTTGGAGATTCCACTTAAGAGAAAGAAAATTGGATACTTGAGGTTTGATGGAAAGTTGGTGCAGAAATATAGAGAAAGGGTCTTGAAAGAGTTCAGTGAGACTAATGAGAAAACA ATTTTGTTAATGTCACTAAAGGCTGGAGGTGTGGGCTTGAACTTAACAGCAGCTTCTAATGTCTTTCTCATG GATCCATGGTGGAATCCTGCAGTTGAGGAGCAAGCAATAATGAGAATTCATCGTATTGGTCAAAAGAAAACAGTTCGTGTTAGAAGGTTCATTGTTAAG GACACAGTGGAAGAAAGAATGCAACAAGTCCAAGCAAGAAAGCAAAGGATGATAGCTGGAGCTTTGACTGATGAAGAAGTGAGGTCTGCCAGACTTGAAGAACTCAAGATGCTCTTCAGATAA